From a region of the Solanum stenotomum isolate F172 chromosome 2, ASM1918654v1, whole genome shotgun sequence genome:
- the LOC125855367 gene encoding auxin-responsive protein SAUR50-like, translating into MSACSKIRYIVRLRQMLRRWRKKAAMTARCRVPSDVPSGHIAVTVGTDCKRFVVRATYLNHPLFKKLLARAEEEFGFSNSGPLYIPCDESLFEEILCYLARYESDKNNVGCFINFEDFQRYCHVGIRSNLDFWADSRPLLNGISDKSIW; encoded by the coding sequence ATGTCTGCTTGTAGTAAAATCCGATACATTGTTCGACTCCGTCAAATGTTACGACGATGGAGGAAGAAGGCCGCGATGACTGCTCGTTGTCGCGTACCGTCAGATGTACCCTCCGGACATATAGCAGTCACAGTAGGCACTGATTGTAAGAGATTTGTGGTGCGAGCGACGTATCTGAACCACCCACTGTTCAAAAAATTGCTAGCACGCGCTGAGGAGGAGTTTGGTTTTTCGAATTCTGGTCCGTTATATATCCCCTGCGATGAATCATTGTTCGAGGAAATATTATGTTACCTAGCTCGCTACGAATCTGATAAAAACAACGTTGGATGTTTCATCAATTTCGAGGATTTTCAAAGATATTGTCATGTTGGTATTCGAAGTAACCTCGATTTCTGGGCTGATTCTAGACCTCTTTTGAATGGAATCTCCGATAAGTCCATTTGGTAA